The region TTGTGCCGCACTGCAGGCGTAATGAATACCGTTTTAAACATACATATTGCAAACATCTGCGATTATATaacaagaaattgaatttgttctGTAATATGTTTATTAAGCACAGATAGCTCGTTCCATTTCGACATGTTTTTGCTTCAACGATATTAAGGTTCGATATTTAATTGTgagtagaaaattttcgctctcTTTCTTCATTCTAAAATCATTTAATGATAATTACTGTCACATCTTCCTGTCGGCTGTGCATAGGATGTAACGTATATTATCAGGGACGACATTTTTCCGAGGTTGAATCATCTCGCAGTGTATTCTGACGTAGATATGAACTTGTTGCTACAGCAGCTCCCACCAACAGCAGCAGTTTATGTCCTTTCACTCGAGATAAGTTTACGTCGCTATTATTATAATACCCGCTTTGTTCCTGATGCAGACAACAGGAGATCATTTACGTAAGCTGTAacattttcgataaaatttcgcaGCGAGATGGGAACAACGACGCGCGTTATTCCCAGAGATCCGTAAACAGTTACGAGTAATAAGTATCCGAGTAAAGCCCGATGATGCCGGTGATCGAAGGAGTAAATTTAATCTGAACTTTGCGCCAGTTTTCTACAAATATGTAAAGAATACCTGCAGGAATAATAATACGATTTGCGTCACGTTTACACTAAGCAACGAAActgatttcttctttttatttttcctccttaTTCTTATCGCGAAAAAGTTTGTGCaaaagattcaaaaattttcttatattaaTGGAGCAATATTACAAGACGTTGAAGAACCTTTTAAAGTAGAAACATTTTCGGTCTACTGGGAAGTATTATACGAAGAATGAAACAACGACGAATGGTCCGTAAAACACGCTGTGATTGACCCCTGAGTAACGGCATGCGCTTTGAGTCAACTTGTACCAATTTACTAAATAACGAAACTCTGGCCGTATAACAAGTTTCATCGGACTCTCTTATTGAACGGGTCTGTTTATGTGGTACGTTTTAAAAATCGAAACGTCGAGAAATTAAATGTGCGTAGATAGAGAATGTATCTTCTCGTGGTAAaggatgatttgaaaaatgatataaCGTTGTTATTGTGACTTGTACGTTTCAACATGTTCACGATTCTTGTTTCAGGGTGTAAAAACGATCGAAAATGGCGGTTTTCAGCCTGGTCTCGGCTGTAGCTGGGTTCGTCAAGGTTCGATACTTGATCGACAAAGCTGTAATCGACAATATGGTGTTTCGGGCTCATTATCGAATCACCTCTGCAATTCTATTCGTCTGTTGCATCATCGTCACAGCGAACAGTTTGATCGGTGAGTAAACATTTCGCACTTTTTATTCCTAATGTTACCGAATTGAGTATATCTTAACAAAACTAACGTTGCATCCAATATCACAGGtctgtaaacaaaaaaactacactggttttttttttttttttttcttacactgTTTTGTTAACGATTTTTAACCACCGacaccaaaaaaaattgtcaaaaattccATCGCGTTGGGTCCTTTCTTGAATTCGTGTTTGTGGTTTCATTTAGCGCAAAACTCCCGTTTAACTCGAAATCTGATATCCCATTCTTGTTTCTGAAAATCTTATGCATAAGTGATTTCTTACTTCAATTTAATATGTATTAAAGTGAgactcaaaaaaataaataaaaacaagggAAACAGAAATTGGAAAACGGAACCGTAATCGGAAAAgtatcaaagagaagaagaaatggtttcatagggaaaaagaatgaacatGAAATGTCAAGTACATTTCATCAAGAAATATTATTTAGTTCATTGTAATGAAATggtgattttttcatcaccgCTTTTTTATGCGACTGTACGTGATGGAGGgaaatgaaagtaatttttggATTCAGCACACTCGAAAACATAACATTTACCAAATACATCCAGTGCAGCtcaagtgaaatatttttttgcagaccTATGTTTCCGAAGAACCGTAAGTTCCTCGAGGTGTTTTGACCAGTTGTGATAATCGAGATTTATGTAATCATAATCGTTAACGGTTAGTGAACGACTGAACAATTTTCgtcaatttgattttcaacccTCTCCAGGTGAACCGATAAATTGTATATCGGATCCGTCGGTCCCGGGACACGTGGTGAACAACTATTGCTGGGTGATGGTCAGCTACACTATTCCTGGAAAAAGTCTCAAGCCTATACCCTCGGACACAGCGCATCCAGGTCTCGGTCCAGACACTGGCGATAGAAAGTATCATTCCTACTACCAGTGGGTTCCTTTCATGCTATTTTTCCAAGGAATACTATTCTACATTCCACATTGGATGTGGAAACAGTGGGAAGAGGGCAAGGTCAAAAATATATCCGAGGGAATCCGCGGCGCGTTGGTGGAAACCAAGGAGGAACGATTGGTCAGAACGAATCGGCTAGTACAGTACATGTACGAAACTCTACACCTGCACAACAGTTATGCAGCCGGATATTTCTTCTGCGAGGCTCTCAACTTTGTCAATGTGGTGaggcttctttttttctttaaactcTTTTCACGTTTATGCAATATTTAGCTTTTAAAACGAAACTTGGAAGAAGCTGGATGCTAAATTTACGAACGATTTTCCGTTCGGGTTGcatgtaatttataactgttcTTTTGATTTCAGGTTGGgaacatatttttcatcgacacATTTTTGGGCGGTGCGTTTTTGACTTACGGAACGGAAGTGGTTGCGTTCAGTAATATGGATCAGGAGAAACGAAGAGATCCGATGATAGAGATATTCCCGCGCGTGACAAAATGCGATTTCCACAAATTCGGTCCGTCCGGCGGCGTTCAGAAATTGGATTTCCTCTGCGTGTTGGCCCTGAACATTCTCAATGAAAAGATATACATCTTTTTATGGTTCTGGTTTATCATTCTGGCCATTTTTTCGGGAATCGGTCTCCTGTACAGTATGGCTATTGTTCTACTACCGAGCACTCGCGAAGCCATATTGAAGAAgcgtttcaaatttggaagCTCCGCCGAAGTTAACGCTCTTATCAGAAAGACTCAGGTGGGCTTTGCAATTGGTTGctagttttcacattttttatttatcctgCTTTGATCATCTTCAAATATGTGATCCTGTAATTAACCCATTGATTATGTTTTCAGGTCGGAGACTTTCTGCTACTTCATTTCCTTGGTCAGAATATGCACCTCTCAATATTCAGAGAAATTTTGGAAGAATTATCGCGTCGTTTGCACCTAGGATCTAGTAGCGGAGCTTCACCAACCTCTGTGCCATCGGCTCCGAGTACTTTAGAAATGTCTCCTATATATCCGGAAATAGAAAAGTTTGGCAAGGACACGGAAATCTAAACCATGTGATAAAACATTGAGGTAAATTGATGCGAGAAGAGCGCCTGGTTCTTTTTTGATTTGATTGGGAAGGTGAacgaaattttgttcaatcaTCATCGAAGTACAGTTATCTTCACttcgatttcaaattcaaacacATATTTTCTTTAGTTCGACTTTTCCTTACAAAACAATTATACGTATCGCTGTAAACGATACGTGCTAATTAAATACGAATGTATCGATTGGATGGGTCTATAAATGATTTCGATTTAATTAGATTTCATAGGATTATTAATAACGATACGATTATGACTTATTATTTTGCTAAGGTAATGATCTATCTTTAAAATCGCTCCATGAACAGTTATTTTTATAGGAACGATTGTCTTActcgattttcaattaaaacgCTGTTAAAAGTGCTCCAagtatttttgcaattttggtCCGCTTTACGTGTttggtaggaaaaaaaatccgatGTTTTGTTAGCATCCGAATGCTGTAGTTACTTCATCTCATCGTTGCTAAACGATTTTTTACAATTGCAACAGATGATAATAGCGGGGTGAATGAATGATTAAACGGTCTCGAATACATTAATAATTTGTTTAAGAGGATGATGTACGGGCGTGCGTCAATAATAAACAATCGATCGCGATGTGAAAgtgtagaaagaaaaaaaaaataacaattaaataaaaatgcttTAAATCTAAGCATTGCGTCGACTAAAACAGGCGTACAATGAGTTTCGTCCTAAGCGCGATATGAAATTTTGCTCTAAATTAATTCGGTTCCTGtcttctgaacaaaaatattgatatcAAAACATCACAAATATCGCGTTTATAAGTTTGTCAGAGCCATTAGagattttctttactttaagttCATCCAATCATCACTTCGACATTTTATCATTACTTCGTCGTGTATCAAAATGAGAATCGTATACTCCTGTAATCCACTAGAAATTgtaattgtacattttttaaatatcgcgTAAATACTCTAGGCTAATTTCGCCTATGAAAGATAATAATCTATTCACAAATATTAGTATTAAATTTACTAGTGGGCTTTATTACTGGGTAACTTGCTCGACGATTCGTTTCGTTTTACTCTTTATCAAATTAAATCTAAGTAAACATCATTTCAACGGATTACCGAAGACGCGTTTTCCTTTCTTACATCAGGCCTTCTAATTTTGAACCATAATCTCATCACTGTCATCAAAACTCACGCATAATATCTGATAAATATCAacaaagagaaggaaaaaaagcgTTTACTGTTTTCGCAGTATACGCGATATAGTATATAAAAGTATTATACATTACAAAATATATTGCCAACGGGCAATTATACTTCTGTAATTCGGGATAAACGGCATACTATCTACTGTGACTGACCTGGAtcgatataatataaatatacacacgttatatatattattagaACCTGTTTTCCATTTATATGTAAATCTCATCTGAAGCGTTATAGCCTATAAAAAATGTGTAACGTTATATCTTGGATAAAGTATAACCACGTATTCATTCCTCGAGAATAACATgtatacagttttttttctcgttgcctttttctttattcaattGCTGATTAAATAtcgttttgcaattttccgcaaatatatatatatatatatatgtataataactaAGCAGGTTTTCGTGTCcatgaatttttgtattttttacgtTAAACAACGATTCTAGCTAAACAAACACAGAGAGAAGAATactacgattatttttttagcaACTAGATTAGAGTATCGTTGAATATAAGGATTCATCTTCATTACACGAGTGATATACTTAGGTAAATATAGTTGTTGAAGTAAAACTCAAAGAAGAGAAAGGAATAAACTAAAATAAGAGAGACGTGATCGATTGGGTAACGCAGAATTACTCATATCGAGAAAGTTTCGTATAGAATTTAGTGATATTAGCGTATGATCTTTGATATTTTACGAGCGGAGAAAACAATTGTAATACTATAATAACGCTCACTTGTAAAAATCGCACGGAAAGTGAGAGAAAGACTGCCAGTTTGTGCAACGCCTTAGATAGCTatagatattatattataaaattatatacatgtaataaaaCACCgacaaacgaatgaaaaattagataattaaacaaaaaaaaattttttttaattcaataaacAGAATGCTTGTAACTTACCGACGGTTTATTTCTTTCTATgtgtaataattcatttgGAGCGAAGAAGCGGCGAATCAATTTCATCGGCTACagtaaaataatgtgagaaaaatatcgACTCACCGATTTCCCCAGTCCACTTTGTTGATGATTCGTAATTTTAGCTCCCGAGTTTGATCGCTCGTCAGCGTGCCGCCCAAAAGTTGCCGTCTCCATTCCAACAATTCTCGCATCACTTTTCGCAGGGTGTTGAATTTGTACGTTTCTCTTTcctgaaaatgatttttcatttcgaattACTGAATGTTAGATATGATCAAGAACACACGCAACAAAAGGCTGGCACTATGCTTTGagccattttttcattacttgtCGAGACAAGTAATAATTTTCGGCACGGTTGAAACGCGGTACGTAACGATAAATAACGATATTTATAGAACTTGGGATGCTAAAGTATAGATCATACACATAATAACAAGCGTTTTTAGAGTGGCCAtgagccagccctcgaacttGATGTTCGCAGACTGCAGGTTCGAAGTtcatggagaaaaaaaaaaaaaagaataatatccaATTTGGATTCCGAACttaaaattcagattcgtgattaacgattttaaaacCCTCGGttattacatgaaaatatgagggtttttaaaattttgaaaacagagAACGCACCACGTATAGTCTTTTCCAAATTCCTCCCCATTCTCTGAGTACCAAAGTAACTTCTCGGACAACAGGATCTTCCAGAGGGATAACCGATTCGAATAATCCTTCGTTCTCGATTTTGCAGGCTTTCAGCTGTACGTAAGAACTTGGAAAAATCCCTCTGACCGTCCGATTTTTTGTTGTGAATCCCCGAAACCATCCTGAAAACACAATAATTTTAAACGTACTTTATAACACATATGTGAGTAATTTGCGAATCGAAATACGATTGCGGTTTGTTCAAAGCAACGAATCACTCTAATCTGTTTCATATTTGCAAAAATCATGCCGGTATGTAtcgtgttttttttcagcGCAACATTATCATCCTCAACTTACCAGCGCATTCCTCCAAAATCTGGACAGTCTCTCCAATTTCCAATGGCAAACCATACCGCGTGTCTCCTCTCCAGTTATAGAGGGCTGAAAATTGATAGAAAGGAATTTGAATATAGCAATATGAacatgtgaaaataattatcattatttatacTTCGTTCATAttaatttcagtttttgtCAGTCTTTGATATTATAGaatgatctgaaaaaaatcacaggtTCTTTTTTGAACGCGTTCAAGATGAAAAGATAAGATTAACGA is a window of Neodiprion pinetum isolate iyNeoPine1 chromosome 4, iyNeoPine1.2, whole genome shotgun sequence DNA encoding:
- the Inx3 gene encoding innexin inx3; translated protein: MAVFSLVSAVAGFVKVRYLIDKAVIDNMVFRAHYRITSAILFVCCIIVTANSLIGEPINCISDPSVPGHVVNNYCWVMVSYTIPGKSLKPIPSDTAHPGLGPDTGDRKYHSYYQWVPFMLFFQGILFYIPHWMWKQWEEGKVKNISEGIRGALVETKEERLVRTNRLVQYMYETLHLHNSYAAGYFFCEALNFVNVVGNIFFIDTFLGGAFLTYGTEVVAFSNMDQEKRRDPMIEIFPRVTKCDFHKFGPSGGVQKLDFLCVLALNILNEKIYIFLWFWFIILAIFSGIGLLYSMAIVLLPSTREAILKKRFKFGSSAEVNALIRKTQVGDFLLLHFLGQNMHLSIFREILEELSRRLHLGSSSGASPTSVPSAPSTLEMSPIYPEIEKFGKDTEI